Sequence from the Dysgonomonadaceae bacterium zrk40 genome:
AGTTCGGCCATCCTGTCGCAATACGCCGAGGCGCTGATCGCCGCGGATGACGGGATCGTGACGCCCGCGGCCCGCGCGGCCATCGGACGGGCACGCGACATGGATCCGTCCAATCCGGCGGCCACGTACTACGAGGCCATCGCGCTCGATCAGGCGGGCGACGGCGCGGAGGCCCACGATCTGCTGATTGCCCGGCTGGACGCGGCCAATGGCCCCGCGCCCTGGATGGAGGCGTTCGTCGCGCAGGCCAACAGCATCGGCGAGACGCTCGGCCGCGAGCCGGTCAGCCTCGCGGCATTCGCGCCCACGGCTGGCGGCGATACGCCGGGCCCCACCGCGGGCGATGTCGCCGCCGCAGCGGACATGAGCGAGGACGACAGGGCCGCCTTTATTCGCTCGATGGTTGAGCGGCTGGCCGAGCGGCTGCGGGACGACCCTGATGACCTGGATGGCTGGATGCGACTGGGCAACGCCTATCGCGTCCTCGGTGAGGCGGCGAAGGCGCGGGAGGCATATCTGACCGCCAACAGGCTCGCCGAGACCCTGCCTCCCGACGACCCGCGTGCGCAGGAAATCCGGCAGGCGATGTCAGAGCTGCCCGGCTGAGGCCGAAACAGCGCTATGGTTTCCCTGCCAATGCGATCAGGTGCACTGACAGGGATGCGCCGCAAGGTTTGGATCGTCCCGGGTGGTCAGACGGGTCAGGACGAACCCGGCCGTCAGAAGCAACGCGCCGCCATAGATCATGCCCGTCGCCGGGACCTCTCCGAATACGAGAAAGCCCAGCGTTGCCGCAACCACCGGCGATACGATGATGTCGACCAGCGAATAGACGTTGGCGTTCAGCGTCTTCAGCACAAGCGAGATGCCGAAATAGGCGAACCCGGTAGAGACCAGTCCCAGCATCAGCGCCCAGAGCCCGGCCGGAGCAGCAATGCCGATCCGCTCATTGACTGTCATTGCCATGATGTCGCCGGGTCCGAAGATCACCAGCACCGGCGACAGCACGAGGGCGGCAACAAGCATGGACCAGGCGATGTCGTTACCGGTCTCGGATTTGCCTTCGTGGCGCATGTAGGTGATCATCGCGGCATAGATCGCCCCATCGGCAAGCGCGACAAGATTTCCGACCATGTATCCGCCCTCCAGCGGTTTCGCGAGAACAATGCCCATGATGGCGACCGCGAAGGTCAGGTAGTGACCCCAGCTTGCTTTCTCATCGAGAAACAGCGCCGAGAATATGAAGGTGAAGAACGGCGCGATACTCCAGAAAATGACCGCGTTGGCAATCGGCACCAGGGTCATGGCGTAATTGAAGACGCTGATCTGGGTGGCGATCAGCATACCGATGATGGCGGTGTCCTTGAGGTTCTTCCACGGAACGCGAAGCGGGTTCCCGGTTGCGAACGGCATCAGAATCATGAGGAACAGCGCGGCCGTGAGGATGGCGTAGAAATTCACCGTGTGGATCGGGATCAGACCGCCTGTCAGCTTGACGAAGACGCCGATTGTCGCCTCCGAGAAGGTGATGAGAAGCAGTAACAGGATGGTGCGCATGGGTCGGTTCTGATCCTCTCTCGTTCACGCTCTCAGGACGCCGCCGGCTCGTCGCGGTCCTCCTGGCCACTTATTGCGTCGCGGCTCGCGTTCCCGATCCAGCACATGTCGCAGACCGGGTCGCCATGGGACAGAGTACGCCGGCGGCGATAGTGACCGCGCTGGCCATCCCCGGCGATGACGTCGGCACCGGGCCAGTCGTAGCGGCACCAGCTCTGCCGGAACGACTCCAGCGACTCAGGATCGTCCTCCGCCCGGGCGATGCGGCGCACGAAGCTCTGCGGCGGGCAATGGGTGAAATGCGTGAACAGGTCGTCCCCGTCCCGGCTGACCCGAACGGCGTAACCCGGCGCACCGGAGGGCGCGAAGGGAAACACCAGCAGCGCGCGGATGGTCCAGCGCAGCCGACGGCCGGAATCGCGGGTGAGCAGGCGCACGGGCAATGCGCTGAGCGCCAGCATCCGCCGGTAGATGTCCCAGCCGAGATCGGCGACCACCTGTCGCGCGGTCTCGGGCGCGATGCCACAAGCGCGCAGGCTGCGGTCGGCTGCAATCGTCCAGATCGCCATTTCCACCATCAGCCGGCTACCGAAAGTCGGAAGCTCTGCCTGCTGCGCATGGGGGCGAAGGCGGACGGTTTCCGCGGTCATCGCCACCACGAATGCCTCGATTTCGGGCGTCAGCCAACGGATCTCGCACCCCTCCGTGTCGCGCAGGCCGCGCGTGGCAAGGCCGCGCCCCGCCGCCCGGGCGACGATGCGCCCGATCAGCTTGCGTGCCAGCCACAAGCGGAGCGAACCGTCAGACATGGCCGACCTGATGGCCCGAGGTGATATCGATCGTCTCGGCACCCGACTCGTCCAGACACTCGGTTTCAGTCTGGAGCGTTACGAAGAAGAAGCCGTGATCGCGGCGCAGCAAGCGGTGCGCCCGTCGTTGCACCGCCTGCGGGTCCACGCCGTCACCCACGCGAAGGTGCGCCGAAAACACGTTCCGCCCGCTGGTCAATGTCCATGCGTGGACATGATGCGCGTCGTGCACACCGTCGAGCGCTTCCAGATCCGCGATCACCGAGTTCAAATCTATCTCGCTCGGCGCTGCCTCCATCAAGAGCCGCGCCGCATCCCGCAGGATGCCCCAGCTGGCCCAGAGCAGCACGAAGCCGAAAGCCATGCCCAGAAGTGGGTCGATCATCAGGAAACCGGTAAAGCGGATCACCAGCGCCGTGACGATGATGAGCAGGCTGCCCACGAAGGTCTGGATGATGTGCCAGAGCGCGCCGCGCACGTTCATGTCGCTCCGGCTCTGTTTCCAGATGAGGCCAAGCGAAATGAACTCCGTCACAAGACCCCCGGCTGCAGCAAGCAGCATTGGCCCTGTCGGCAGGTCGATGGGCGCGTTCAGCCGCATCGCGGCCATATAGATAACGACGAAGGCCATTCCGGCCAGGAACCCGCCATTCACCAGCGCGCCGAGGATTTCGGAGCGGTACCAGCCAAAGCTGAATGTTGCATCGGCAGGCCGCCGGGAAAGCCGGGCCGCGCCCACGGCGACGAGGATTCCGCCCACGGCGGAAAACGTGTGGAATGCATCCGACAGGACAGCGATCGATCCGGTCCAGAGCCCGATACCAAGCTCAATGATGAAATAGACGCCGGTCAGCCAGGCCGAGATGACCATACCCCGCCCGCTTGTCGGCATGTGCGATCCGTGTCCACGAATATGGAATTCTGTTTCGGAACTCATCGAACCTCCTTTCCGTGGCAGTTTATTGATGCCTCCCCACATGAAGAGCGCGCCCTATCCGCCCGACGCCACCGCGCGCTCCGCCGCCTTCTCGAGCGCTGATAGAACCGCTTCGGACGACAGGAGCTCGGGCAGGACGATACCCTCGGGAGCGCCGGGTCCATAGACAGCGTTGAACGGAATACCGTAGCGGTCGAAGGTCTCCAGATAGCGCGAGATTGCCTCGTCGGGCCGGGTCCAATCGGCCTGCATCGCCGTCACGCCCGGCGCGCGAAGGGCCGTTCGAACCGGCGCGCGGTCAAGCACGAGCGCCTTGTTGGCCTTGCAGGTGAGACACCAATCGGCGGTCACATCCACGAAAACCACCTCTCCGCGCGACACGAGCTTCGGAATTTCTCGACGGTCGAATGCGGCCCAGTCCGTCGCCGGCTTGGCGTTCGGCGTGCCGGCCGCAGAAAGGAATCCCGCCAGGAAGATGGCCAACGCGCCCGTGGCCGCAGCCCCGGACAAGCGAGCACCTGCGGCCAGGCGACTGAAAGACAGAATCACGACGAGGACTGCGCTGGCTGTCAGAACCGCAAGCGCGGACGTCATGCCACCGACACCGATCAGCACCCAGAACAGCCAGCCGGCTGTGCCCGCCAATGCCAGCCCCAGCAGGATCTTCAGCCACAGCATCCAGCGGCCCGGTTTCGGCAGGCGCGAGATCGCCGCCGGAAACGCGGCAACGATGAGATAGGGCAAGGCCAGACCGATCCCCAGGGCCGTGAAGATCACCGCGATATCGAGCAGCCGCCCGGCCAGCGCAAAGGCAACAGCCGTGCCCAGGAACGGCGCCGAACAGGGTGTCGCGAGGATGGCGGCAAAGGCACCTGTCGCAAAGTCGCCGCTATAGCCTTTGCCACCGCCGGCGCGGGCGAGCCGGGTCTGCAAGGAAGACGGCAGCTCGATTTCGAATGCCCCGAAAAGGTTGGCGGAAAACACGGCCAGGACAATGAACATCACCGCCAAGAATACGGGGTTCTGGAATTGCAGCCCCCAGCCCACGGTCATCCCCAGACCGCGCGCCGCGAGGGTCAAAGCGGCGAGCGACCACATGAACGCCAGAACGCCGAGTGCGGAGACGGCAAACCCCTTGCGAATACGGCCCACGCCCTGGTCGCGGCTCTTCATCGCCGAGGACAGCTTGATGGAGAGCACCGGCAGCACGCAGGGCATGACGTTCAGGACAAGACCGCCGAGGAAGGCGATTGCGGCGATCCAGGCCAGTTCCGCCAGACCCGGCAGCACGCGGTCCAGGGCGAAGGGCGGCTGCGGTGCTGCATCGGCCAACTCCGTGAACAGGCTGGCCGCACGGTCGCCATCGGTCACGGTGATCCGCAGATCGGGCAGATCCGCGGCCGCGCTCAGAACGGGCAATCGGGCCCAGAGCAGACGGCCCCCGTCGCCCAGACGAATATCCGGCTTGCCGAATGCCGTGCCCGCGCCCAGTTCGGGAAAGACATCCGGGCCCGCGAAGGGACGCTCACTGTGTGCGACCAGCGTCAGGGCGGTCATGTCCGGGTCGAGATAGGCCGACTGGATCGAGATACCGCTCTCAGCCCCCTCCTCCGGCACCTTTTCGGCATAGGCCGAGATGAGCGCCGCCGCATCCGCGTCGATTCCGCTGGCTCGTGGCAGCGACAGGGTCAGTGTGAACTCCTGCGGGACGCAAACGGTCGAGCAGGTCAGAAGCGTGACATTGGCGTTCAATCGCACCGGCGCGCCGGGGTCGGACAATGCGATACGCAGCGGAAATACGACCTCGTCGTGATATCCGAAATTCTCGATCCCGAAGGCCGTGAACCGTTCCGGGGCGGGCCAGAGCAATTCGACCTCTTCCACATTCTCCGATCCCGCCCAGTCGATCGAGGGCGGGATGCCGACCTCGCCCGGGGACCGCCAATAGGTCTTCCAGCCCTCGCCCAACTCCAGATGCAGCCCGGCGGACAGGGACGTCGCGTTCGGGCCGACTCCGTTTTCGGCTGCGATCAGACGCGCCTCGAGAGCCGGGTTGGAAAAGCTCCCGGATTCGGCGGCGTTCGACATACTGGCCAGCCCCGCGCCGAGAAAACCGAGGCAGACCAGCAGAATCAGCTTTGCGACGAAAAGCCGCGAGAATTTGTTCATCACGCTGTCTGACACTGGGACGTCCAATCTTCCTCGATTTCCATCTCGGCAACACGCAGAATGGTCTTCTCATCGATCTGGCCCTGGATGATCGTTCGCCCGATTATCAGGGCGGGCGTTCCAAAAATGCCGAATACCCGTGCGAGAGCAGCACTGTTTTCCAATTCTTCGGTAACAGGGGCGCTTCGCATGTCGGTAATCAGACGTTGGTGATCGACACCGATGTCTCGCGCCAAAGCCTGTAAATATTCCGGTGTCGCCACAAACGAGGATTTCATGAGCCGTTCATGAAATGCGACATAGGCACCCTGGCGTTTCGCCGCCAGCGCCGCCTTGGCCGCGACCTCCGACGATTGCCCGAGAAGCGGCAATTCGTGCCAGATGGCACGCAGGTTGCTGTCGGGACGTGCATCGAGCGCCGCAAGCGTCCTGGTCTGAACACGGCAATAAGGGCAATAATACTCTGTAAAAAACGCCACCGGAACGCGCTGTGTTGCAGACAGGTCATCGCCGTAGAGCGCACCGCAGATATCTGCCCTGACCCGCGCTTCGGCATCCGCCAGACTATCCGGACCCATGGCGTTCATTCCGATGAAGAGATCGAAGCCGCTCGAGCTTTCGCTGGCGGACAGCCTGCGAAAGCCCCGCGGGTATTGAACGTCCTCGAAGTTGAGTTCGGTCGAACCGAGTTCCGGAAAATACCAAAACCCGGCGTAGGCGGCCGCAACAGTCGCAAGAACTGCCAATGTATTCCGCCGTCCTTCAATCATATCCCGTCACCTTCACAACTATTCCAAAGCGAAGGCGAAGCCCTCCCTGCCGTCCCGACATTCAAGCACTGCCAGCCCACTGCCCGTTATTTCCTTTACCTCACAACCTGCAGGCAGGTCGGCCACCTGACCGCTCGAAGAGAGCCGGACATCACCGCTTCGCTCGCATTGCGCGATGGTCTGGGCGCAGGCGCCAAGTAAGAGCATCGCCCAAAGCGGCAGAAGACGGCGAACGATACCCAATCTCACCCCGGCCTAATTGGCGGCTACTTTTTGATCCACCTGGATCGCAACATCATCGGTCCGCTCGCTCTTCGTATCATGGCATGATTTTCCCATCATCTGATGCATGATCAAATGTGCGGCGACGCACAAAAGCAGAGGTGCGAAGACGTAGAGCCCGGAGGTCAATCCGCCCGCAAGTCCCCCCGTCATCACGAACGCTGCGATTGGAAGCAGCATTACCGCGCAGCAGGCCCACATGGCGTATTTCATCACCGGCATCGTGCTCGATTTCTCAACAGGAGTTTCAGATTCATTCATTTTCGTTGCATCTCCAAGCATACAGGAGATGGGCTAAAGCCTTCCTGCGCCGGAAGGTCAACGATACAAACCGATACAAAAATCACGGTCTTGTCAGGGGGCATCTGCTTGACCTTCCGGTGCTGGAAGGTGGTTTATCCCGCTAAAACAGGCAAGAAATAGATGTGAGAGCAGGTTATGATAAAAAATGGCGAAAAGCCCCTCAACCGGCGCGGATTTCTGGCGGCGGGTGCCAGCGGTGTTATCGCGCTGGCGACCCCAACACTCCTTCGGGCGGAGGAAGCGTCCGTGGTGAGGCGCAACATGTCTTCCTTCCGGCTACACGCTTGGCAGGATCACTTCGACAGCCTTGGCAAAGGCATCCTGCTCTCGGACACGAACACCAGGGTGCTCCAGCATTGGACTGCCGATGGGGAGATGCGTATCTATCCCACCTCGGTGCCGTTGTCCGACGAGCTGACACGCCGCGGTTATACCGAAGTGGTCTTCAAGGATGAGGCCCCCGATTGGGCGCCGACACCCTCGATGATCGAGCGCGATCCGACGCTGCCGCGCTATGTGGCGCCCGGGCCGGACAATCCGCTGGGTATTCGTGCCATGCACCTGAGTTGGCAGTACTATCGCATTCACGGCACCAACGACACGCGCAAGATCGGTCGCAAATCGTCGAATGGCTGTATCGGCCTTTATAACGAACAAATTGTCGGGGTTTTCGACAGATCGCCGGTTGGTACACAGGTCAAACTTATTTGACCGAAGCATTCGGTTGCGAGGGGCAAGAAAAGTATGAACAAGACATTGCTGGCGATCGTCGCCTTCTTTCTCGTCGGGGGGGTTGCGGTCTACTGGAATGCGACGCAACGGGCGACGCAAGGCACGGGCCATTCGATGATTCCGCCCGATACCAGCACCCTGGCCGAGGGCGCACCGATCGTCGAGGTGGCGCTTCCCGCCGAACTGTCGGCGGACGCGCAGATCGGAAAGCGGGCGTTCGACGCCAAATGCGCCGAGTGTCATGGTGCGAATGCGGCGGGCCAGAACGGCGTCGCCCCACCGCTTGTACACAAGACCTATGAGCCAAACCATCACTCCGACATGGCATTCGTCCTCGCGGCAAAAAACGGCGTCCGTGCGCATCACTGGAACTTCGGCAACATGCCGGCGGTGGAGGGTGTGACCGATGGCGACGTGAAAATGATCACGCGTTACATTCGTGAGCTTCAGAAGGAAAACGGCATCTTTTGAACGAAAGACGCAAAATCGAACCTGTCGGCTTGCTACGCGCGATGATTCTCTGCGCGCTTTTCGCATTCGGCTTGACCCCTCAGGGCGCTGAAGCCCATTCTTCTGCTCCCGCCGCGACAAGCTCAACGCACGCCGTGGTCGACGATGATCATGGCGAAGATCATACTGTCATCCAGGAGGCATTCGGACATTGCCATCCGGGAATTGACTGCGCACTTGCGGCGATCACGGTGGATTCAGAGCGCGCACACCCCGTCAGGCGTGCCGCGACCACGAAGGTCCGGCCTCCTCACGTGATCGGACCCGTCTCGAAATCAGGATTTGAAGGACAATGACATGAAACCTACAGGGATTATCACTTCCGCCGTGCTTGTCGGCGTGGCATCGGCGGCGCTCGCCCATAGCGGCGCGACCGGTATCGTGAAGGAGCGCATGGACGCGATGTCGGCAATGGGCAAGGCCGTGAAACACGGTCGCCCCGATGATGAGCGGCGAGACGGGGTATGATGCTGATACCGTGCGGCACGCTGCGGAAACCATCGGCATGCACGCTGGCGATGCCATGACCCGTCTGTTCCCGGACGGCAGCGCAGGCATGCCATCGGTCGCGAAAGACGCCATATGGAACGATTGGGAGAGCTTTGCAGGCCTGGCCGAGGAGTTGCACAGATACGCCGAAGGCCTGGCTCTTGCCGCTGACAACGCACCCGCAAGTCAGTCGGACACCAAGTCGAATACAAGCGCCATGATGGGCGGCTCCGACATGATGGGAGCCAACTCGATGATGGGCAGTGGTGACATGATGGCCGATGACACGATGGGGCGCGAAGAACTGGCCGAGATGCCCGCCAACGCGGTTTTCGCGAAGGTCAGCGACACCTGTTCGTCCTGTCACACCCGCTTCCGCGCGAAGGTGAAATGACATGAGGCGGGTTCTTGCAGGTGTTGCCGTCCTTGCCCTTTCCGGCACGGCGGCAATCGCGGCGTTGGTGGTTTGGCCGATTGGCCGACCGCCCGCCGAGATCGAGTTGACCGGCGATGTCCAGCGCGGTGCCTATCTGGCGCGCGCGAGCGGTTGCATCGCCTGTCACACGAATTTCGAGGATGGCGGCGCTCCGCTGGCGGGCGGTGCCCCGCTCGAAACCCCGTTTGGCGTCTTCTACCCGCCGAACATAACCACCGATCCCGAGCACGGCATCGGAGACTGGAGCCTGTCTGACTTCGCGATGACTGTCAGGCAGGGCGTTTCGCCCGATGGCGAGCCCTTGTTTCCGGCATTCACCTATCCGTTCTATGCGGATTTTTCCGATCAGGACGTCGCCGATATGTGGGCAGCATTCCAGACCGTCGCACCGGTAACCAACCCCGCACCACCGCACGATGTCGGTTTCCCGTTCAACCAACGCTGGGGCCTGAAACTATGGCGTGCGCTTTTCATGCATGATCCGCAGACCGAACCGGTGGAAGGAAAGAGCGTCGACTGGAACCGCGGCCGGCAACTCGTGCGCGGCGCCGCCCATTGCGGGGCCTGTCACACCGGTCGGAACCTCGCGGGCGGCCGGATGCCAGATGCCGTTTTTGCCGGCAACGACGACCTGCCCGGTGGAAACAAGGCACCATCAATCCTGTCCGACGATCTGGCAGATCGCGGATGGACCGTCGCCAATCTGTCATATGCTCTGCAAAGTGGTGTTACCCCGTCAGGAGACGTGTTCGGCGGCAGCATGGGTGAGGTTGTCCAGAACGGAACGCGGTTCCTCTCAAAGTCCGATTTGAAAGCGATGGCGATCTATCTTCTCGACAGCGATGTACCGGAAGGCAGGGCTTTGGCGGGGAGGCCGAGTATCGGCAAAACCATCGATTGACACGGGCGGGGCGGCGTATCGCCCCGCACATTTCAAGGACACGGAAAAGATGACGACACGGCGAGAATTTCTTGAGCAGGGCGCGGCGACGATTGCGGCTCTGGCCGTTCCGGCCCTGGCGCGTGCTGCAACGCCACGCTTTGCCGAACTCAAGGCCCGGCCCGCGCGCGTCCAACTTGCACCCCCAACCTATCCCAAGACTGAAATCTGGGGCTATGACGGCGCGATGCCGGGACCCGAGTTGCGGATGGCTCAAGGCGCCCGCATCCAGAGATCGTTCCTGAACGAACTGCCGCAGGCAAGTTCGGTTCATTGGCACGGGATCCGCATCGACAACGCGATGGACGGGGTTCCCGGGCTGACGCAGCCAGCTGTCGAACCGGGACAGGGTTTCGACTATGATTTCGTGGTGCCGGACGCCGGCACCTACTGGTATCACGCGCACAACCGGTCAACCGAGCAGGTCGCGCGCGGACTCTATGGTGCGCTGATCGTGGAAGAGCCCGAGGCGCCGGATATCGACCGCGAGGAGGTATTGATCCTCGACGACTGGCTTCTCGATCCCGAAACGGCACAGATCGACCCCGACTTCACGTCACGCCATGATCGCAGCCATGCCGGGCGGCGCGGCAACTTCATCGCCACCAACGGGCGCTTTGATCTGTCGCTGGACGTGAAGCAGAACGAACGCCTGCGGCTGCGGCTGATCAATGCCGCCAACGCCCGGATATTCGTTCTTTCGATTTTCGGGATGGAAGGCTGGACCGTGGCCCTTGATGGCATGCCGCTGTCCGAGCCCAAGCCAGTAAGTGAGGTGCTGATCATTGGGCCGGGCCAGCGC
This genomic interval carries:
- a CDS encoding cytochrome c, producing the protein MRRVLAGVAVLALSGTAAIAALVVWPIGRPPAEIELTGDVQRGAYLARASGCIACHTNFEDGGAPLAGGAPLETPFGVFYPPNITTDPEHGIGDWSLSDFAMTVRQGVSPDGEPLFPAFTYPFYADFSDQDVADMWAAFQTVAPVTNPAPPHDVGFPFNQRWGLKLWRALFMHDPQTEPVEGKSVDWNRGRQLVRGAAHCGACHTGRNLAGGRMPDAVFAGNDDLPGGNKAPSILSDDLADRGWTVANLSYALQSGVTPSGDVFGGSMGEVVQNGTRFLSKSDLKAMAIYLLDSDVPEGRALAGRPSIGKTID
- a CDS encoding DUF2933 domain-containing protein, whose product is MPVMKYAMWACCAVMLLPIAAFVMTGGLAGGLTSGLYVFAPLLLCVAAHLIMHQMMGKSCHDTKSERTDDVAIQVDQKVAAN
- a CDS encoding multicopper oxidase family protein gives rise to the protein MTTRREFLEQGAATIAALAVPALARAATPRFAELKARPARVQLAPPTYPKTEIWGYDGAMPGPELRMAQGARIQRSFLNELPQASSVHWHGIRIDNAMDGVPGLTQPAVEPGQGFDYDFVVPDAGTYWYHAHNRSTEQVARGLYGALIVEEPEAPDIDREEVLILDDWLLDPETAQIDPDFTSRHDRSHAGRRGNFIATNGRFDLSLDVKQNERLRLRLINAANARIFVLSIFGMEGWTVALDGMPLSEPKPVSEVLIIGPGQRADLIVDVTAASGETAHLVRVEDQEGVSQVAFPVSGRAAAARRGSPHPLPPNPRMDISGMEKAVTARLNMQGGAMGTLDAATLDGERKSFRQLVEANQFWSFNGTIGMTDTPLVSVPVGETIKLEIYNDTSFPHAMHLHGMHFREVTKDAALGPFRDTLLMLGGETRTIAFVADNPGKWLFHCHMLSHAASGMMTWLEVT
- a CDS encoding thioredoxin family protein — protein: MSNAAESGSFSNPALEARLIAAENGVGPNATSLSAGLHLELGEGWKTYWRSPGEVGIPPSIDWAGSENVEEVELLWPAPERFTAFGIENFGYHDEVVFPLRIALSDPGAPVRLNANVTLLTCSTVCVPQEFTLTLSLPRASGIDADAAALISAYAEKVPEEGAESGISIQSAYLDPDMTALTLVAHSERPFAGPDVFPELGAGTAFGKPDIRLGDGGRLLWARLPVLSAAADLPDLRITVTDGDRAASLFTELADAAPQPPFALDRVLPGLAELAWIAAIAFLGGLVLNVMPCVLPVLSIKLSSAMKSRDQGVGRIRKGFAVSALGVLAFMWSLAALTLAARGLGMTVGWGLQFQNPVFLAVMFIVLAVFSANLFGAFEIELPSSLQTRLARAGGGKGYSGDFATGAFAAILATPCSAPFLGTAVAFALAGRLLDIAVIFTALGIGLALPYLIVAAFPAAISRLPKPGRWMLWLKILLGLALAGTAGWLFWVLIGVGGMTSALAVLTASAVLVVILSFSRLAAGARLSGAAATGALAIFLAGFLSAAGTPNAKPATDWAAFDRREIPKLVSRGEVVFVDVTADWCLTCKANKALVLDRAPVRTALRAPGVTAMQADWTRPDEAISRYLETFDRYGIPFNAVYGPGAPEGIVLPELLSSEAVLSALEKAAERAVASGG
- a CDS encoding cytochrome c, which produces MNKTLLAIVAFFLVGGVAVYWNATQRATQGTGHSMIPPDTSTLAEGAPIVEVALPAELSADAQIGKRAFDAKCAECHGANAAGQNGVAPPLVHKTYEPNHHSDMAFVLAAKNGVRAHHWNFGNMPAVEGVTDGDVKMITRYIRELQKENGIF
- a CDS encoding DsbA family protein, whose product is MIEGRRNTLAVLATVAAAYAGFWYFPELGSTELNFEDVQYPRGFRRLSASESSSGFDLFIGMNAMGPDSLADAEARVRADICGALYGDDLSATQRVPVAFFTEYYCPYCRVQTRTLAALDARPDSNLRAIWHELPLLGQSSEVAAKAALAAKRQGAYVAFHERLMKSSFVATPEYLQALARDIGVDHQRLITDMRSAPVTEELENSAALARVFGIFGTPALIIGRTIIQGQIDEKTILRVAEMEIEEDWTSQCQTA
- a CDS encoding EamA family transporter encodes the protein MRTILLLLLITFSEATIGVFVKLTGGLIPIHTVNFYAILTAALFLMILMPFATGNPLRVPWKNLKDTAIIGMLIATQISVFNYAMTLVPIANAVIFWSIAPFFTFIFSALFLDEKASWGHYLTFAVAIMGIVLAKPLEGGYMVGNLVALADGAIYAAMITYMRHEGKSETGNDIAWSMLVAALVLSPVLVIFGPGDIMAMTVNERIGIAAPAGLWALMLGLVSTGFAYFGISLVLKTLNANVYSLVDIIVSPVVAATLGFLVFGEVPATGMIYGGALLLTAGFVLTRLTTRDDPNLAAHPCQCT
- a CDS encoding L,D-transpeptidase family protein is translated as MIKNGEKPLNRRGFLAAGASGVIALATPTLLRAEEASVVRRNMSSFRLHAWQDHFDSLGKGILLSDTNTRVLQHWTADGEMRIYPTSVPLSDELTRRGYTEVVFKDEAPDWAPTPSMIERDPTLPRYVAPGPDNPLGIRAMHLSWQYYRIHGTNDTRKIGRKSSNGCIGLYNEQIVGVFDRSPVGTQVKLI
- a CDS encoding cation transporter, with the protein product MVISAWLTGVYFIIELGIGLWTGSIAVLSDAFHTFSAVGGILVAVGAARLSRRPADATFSFGWYRSEILGALVNGGFLAGMAFVVIYMAAMRLNAPIDLPTGPMLLAAAGGLVTEFISLGLIWKQSRSDMNVRGALWHIIQTFVGSLLIIVTALVIRFTGFLMIDPLLGMAFGFVLLWASWGILRDAARLLMEAAPSEIDLNSVIADLEALDGVHDAHHVHAWTLTSGRNVFSAHLRVGDGVDPQAVQRRAHRLLRRDHGFFFVTLQTETECLDESGAETIDITSGHQVGHV
- the ccmI gene encoding c-type cytochrome biogenesis protein CcmI, which produces MLWIVFAFLALLAAGFLLLPLRSFGSKVSDRTDGSISILSDQLREVDADAERGLISPEEARAARIEIKRRILSLERKGQRARPAMSGRSAGVVVWATALTVPVAAAALYLQLGSPDMPSIAFAEREAERNQQVEIAGLTVRLLERLQSDPGGGPTEGWMLLGQTYMRMGRYRDAVSAMENVTERPDASSAILSQYAEALIAADDGIVTPAARAAIGRARDMDPSNPAATYYEAIALDQAGDGAEAHDLLIARLDAANGPAPWMEAFVAQANSIGETLGREPVSLAAFAPTAGGDTPGPTAGDVAAAADMSEDDRAAFIRSMVERLAERLRDDPDDLDGWMRLGNAYRVLGEAAKAREAYLTANRLAETLPPDDPRAQEIRQAMSELPG